One Mycolicibacterium sp. ND9-15 genomic window, TGTCCGGCGAGGCGCTGCGGGAGCAGGTGCCGCTGGCGTCGCCGGCGATCACCGCCGGAATCAACATCAACGGCCAACGGTTCGTCGACCCCGGTCGATTCGTGCAGGCCATGGGCCGAGCCGTCGAGGAGCGTGGGGCGACCGTCTTGACGCACGATGTGCGCGGTGTGTTCAGTTCCGGTGACCGCGTGGTGGTGCAGCCCCACAGCGGCAAACACTTGACAGCGGACGCCGCGGTGATCGCCACCGGCGCGTGGATGTCGCGGCTGACGGGCAACCGGTTGCGCGTCCCGGTGGAGTCCGGGCGTGGTTACTCCTTCACCGTGCCGGTGGACCGCCCCATCCCCGGCCCCATCTATCTGCCGGACGCACGAGTCGCTTGTACGCCGTACCACGGCGCCCTGCGCGTCGCGGGCACGATGGAGCTCTGCGACCCACACGAACCGGTGACCGCTGAACGGGTGGGTGCGATGGTGGCCTCGGCGAGCCCACTGCTGGACGGAGTTCGGTGGGCCGAGCGCAGCGACGTCTGGGCGGGTCCGCGGCCGATCACCCCCGATGGCCGGCCCCTGATCGGTGAGATGTCGCGAAACGTCTACGTCGCAGGCGGGCACGGCATGTGGGGCTTGGCGCACGGTCCGGTGACCGGTCGACTCCTGGCTGAGCAGATCACCACCGGCAAACAGCCCGAAGCACTGCAGCCCTTCGATCCGTTACGGCGCGCGATCGCGTAGACCGCGCCCCAAGGCGATCGAATCCGGCGCGGGCATCGCCCTCGCGGGCGTCGCGAGTCGTCAGGGGCGGCGCTTTCTCAGCCCGAGGCCCGCCCCTGACGGCAACCCGCTTTCCACGAGAGGACCCACATGACGAACACAGAACGCGGCTGGATGACCCGGCG contains:
- a CDS encoding NAD(P)/FAD-dependent oxidoreductase, producing MVGERFDGGPRSAIVVGAGIVGLSTAWFLQERGVDVTVVDRSGVAAGASWGNAGWVSPALTVPLNSPKTLRYAMRSLRDRNSPVQIPWTVDSALWLFLIQFAANCRSSVWNRAVEASVPLNEECIEAFDVLIANGVDAPVTDAPITAIFRSTEDAERMMRELRALERAGQDLFVTGLSGEALREQVPLASPAITAGININGQRFVDPGRFVQAMGRAVEERGATVLTHDVRGVFSSGDRVVVQPHSGKHLTADAAVIATGAWMSRLTGNRLRVPVESGRGYSFTVPVDRPIPGPIYLPDARVACTPYHGALRVAGTMELCDPHEPVTAERVGAMVASASPLLDGVRWAERSDVWAGPRPITPDGRPLIGEMSRNVYVAGGHGMWGLAHGPVTGRLLAEQITTGKQPEALQPFDPLRRAIA